From the Lolium rigidum isolate FL_2022 chromosome 2, APGP_CSIRO_Lrig_0.1, whole genome shotgun sequence genome, one window contains:
- the LOC124687937 gene encoding galactose mutarotase-like yields MKMARALHPLFVAVLASCLVTVLGLSGGAADAGAGRKMVGVYELKKGDFSIKVTNWGATLMSVVLPDSRGNLADVVLGYDTVAEYVNGTAYFGGLIGRVANRISGARFTLDGKAYRLFPNDGKNTLHGGHRGFSKVVWTVKEHVGGGSSPFITLYYHSFDGEQGFPGDLDVYVTYQISDAHVLSVHMNATARDKATPVNLAHHAYWNLGGHGSGSILGEKVRLFASRYTPVDAALIPTGRLAPVARTPYDFRKPATVGARIGGLLHRGVTGYDTNYAVDGGERGGLRRQLRRVAVVRDGASGRAMELWADQPGVQFYTANGLSGVRGKGGKVYDRHDALCLETQGFPDAVNRPNFPSQIVRPGQVYSHDMVFKFSF; encoded by the exons ATGAAAATGGCGAGAGCCCTGCATCCACTGTTTGTCGCCGTTCTTGCCTCGTGCCTTGTGACGGTGCTGGGTCTGTCCGGCGGCGCTGCCGATGCAGGTGCCGGGAGGAAGATGGTTGGCGTCTATGAGCTCAAGAAGGGGGATTTCTCCATCAAGGTCACTAACTGGGGCGCTACTCTCATGTCTGTCGTTCTCCCCGACTCCAGAG GAAATTTGGCAGATGTAGTCCTCGGCTACGATACAGTTGCTGAATATGTT AACGGCACGGCCTACTTCGGAGGGCTGATCGGCCGCGTTGCCAACAGGATTTCTGGTGCCAGGTTTACGCTGGACGGCAAAGCCTACCGGCTGTTCCCCAACGATGGCAAGAACACCCTCCACG GTGGCCACCGAGGATTCAGCAAGGTCGTATGGACGGTGAAGGAGCACGTCGGAGGTGGCAGCTCCCCGTTCATCACTCTGTACTACCATAGCTTCGACGGAGAGCAAG GTTTTCCAGGCGACCTGGACGTGTATGTGACGTACCAGATCTCGGACGCGCACGTGCTGAGCGTGCACATGAACGCGACGGCGCGGGACAAGGCCACCCCGGTGAACTTGGCACACCACGCCTACTGGAACCTCGGCGGCCACGGCAGCGGCAGCATCCTCGGCGAGAAGGTCCGTCTCTTCGCGTCCCGGTACACGCCCGTGGACGCCGCGCTCATCCCGACGGGGCGGCTCGCGCCCGTGGCCCGCACGCCCTACGACTTCCGCAAGCCGGCGACCGTGGGCGCGCGGATCGGCGGGCTCCTGCACCGCGGCGTCACGGGGTACGACACCAACTACGCGGTGGACGGCGGGGAGCGCGGCGGGCTGCGGCGCCAGCTGCGGCGGGTGGCGGTGGTCCGGGACGGCGCGTCCGGCAGGGCGATGGAGCTGTGGGCCGACCAGCCCGGGGTGCAGTTCTACACGGCCAACGGGCTGAGCGGGGTGAGGGGGAAGGGCGGCAAGGTGTACGACCGGCACGACGCGCTGTGCCTGGAGACGCAGGGGTTCCCCGACGCCGTGAACCGCCCCAATTTCCCGTCGCAGATCGTCAGGCCCGGGCAGGTGTACAGCCATGACATGGTGTTCAAGTTCTCCTTCTAG